The genomic interval TGACCTGCTAATGGCGTCAGGGGGTGAGTACGGCCTGATCAATGCCGGCTACCGCGCCATCGAGAGCTGCCGCCTGGAAAAGGGTTATCGCGCCTGGGGGTCCGATATCGGTCCCGATCATACGCCCGTCGAAGCCGGTCTCGGCTGGGCGGTGAAAATGCGCAGGAACATCCCCTTCCGCGGCCGCGAAGCGATAGAACGGCAGCTGTCAGGCGGCGTGAAGAAGCGTCTCGCCTGCTTTGTTCCCGACGATCCCGATATTGTGTTGCTCGGCCGTGAAACCATCTATCGCGACGGCAAGCGCGTCGGCTGGCTGTCGAGCGGTGGTTTCGGTTATACGCTCGGCAAACCGATCGGCTACGGCTACGTCCGCAACACTGATGGCGTGACGGAGGATTTCGTGCTCTCCGGCACCTATGAGCTTGATGTCGCGCGGGAGCGCATTCCCTGCAAGGTATCGCTGTCGCCGCTCTACGATCCCGATATGGCGCGGGTGAAGGCGTGATATCCGGTATGGCTGAGACGAGCCGGTAACCCCAAACTCCCTCATTCCTATGCCCGTCACAGGAATCCAGCCACCGCGCGTCGGCGCGGTGAAAGGCTCCTTACAAACTGGATAGAGTTTCCCGCGCCCAAGGACTTGGGCGCACTGGATCCCTGTGACGAGCACAGGGATGACGGAGGAGAGGATATGTCGTGTGGCACACCCTCTCTTTGCCCAAAAGGCTCCAAGCCTCAAAACAGCGGCAGCCGATCGTCCTGGATCAGGATCTCAAGCTTGTCAGACACATCCTGCGTCCACGCCCGGTGTCCCGTCAAAGCGCTCGGGAACAGGCCTGGGAGGGTGAAAAGCGCCGCCGAAATTGCCGGGCCGGTGCGGGGCACGTCGGCAATGAGGGCGGCGATTTCGCCGGCGCGGGGATCGCGCAGCTCATAGCGTTCGCCATTGCCGCGCTCGCCGATCATAGCGTTCGCCATTGCCGCGCTCGCCGATCGCATAACGCATCCAGGCCGCGACGGCGATGGCATAGGTCTCAGCACGGTCGCCATGGGCCAGCGCCTCGCAGGCCGGCTCCAGCAGCCGCTGCGGCAGTTTCTGCGTGCCGTCCATGGCGATCTGATAGGTGCGATGCGCGATCGCCTTGTTTGCAAAGCGTGCTATCAATTCGCTGGCGTAGTCGTCGAGATCGATGCCGGGCACGGCGTCGAGCGTTCTCGCTGCCGCATGCATGTGGCGGTAGGCAAGGGCGGCGAGGCCGGCATCATCCATGACGTCGCGGATGAATTCATAGCCGCCGATATAACCGAGATAGGCGAGCAGCGAATGGGCGCCGTTCAGCATCCTGAGCTTCATCTTCTCATAGGCCGAGACCTCCTCGACCATCAGCGCGCCACGCACCTTGTCCCAGGCCGGCCGGCCATTGGCGAAATGATCTTCGATGACCCATTGCGTGAAGGGCTCGGTCTCGATCGCCGCCAGATCGGTGCGGCCCGTCAGCCGCTCGGCATCGGCATAGGTCGCGTCAGTGCTTGCCGGCGTGATACGGTCGACCATGGTGGACGGGAAGGGCACATTGGCTTCGATCCAGTCATGCAGCTCGGAATCGATGCGGGAGGTGAATTCGAGGACCAGACGCCTCAGCACCGCGCCGTTGCTCGGCAGGTTGTCGCAGCTGAGCGGCGTGAAGGGCGGTATGCCCTTCTGCCGGCGGCGGGCAAGGCCTTCGACGAGATAGCCGATGACGCCGCGCGGCGCATGCCGGTTGGCAAGGTCGGCGACGATATCGGGGTGTTTCAGGTCGAGGCCGCCGATTGCCGGATCAAAACCATAGGCCTTTTCCGTCACCGTCATGCTGACGATGCGGATATCCGGATCTTCGAGGCGCGCCAGCAGGGCGGTCGGATCGCGCGGCGCCACATGCGCCTTCAGGATCGAGCCGATCACCTCGGCCGTCGTGCCCGACGTATCGCGGATCAGCATCGTATAGAGCCCGTTCTGGGCGGAGAGATTGTCTGCGACATCGGGCGTGCGAAGGCTCGCCACCTCAATGCCCCAGTCACCGCCGGCTGCTGCCAGCGCAGCATCGGTGAAGGGTGCGAAATGGGCGCGGAAGAAGGCCCCCGGACCGAGATGCAGGATGCCGGCCTTCAGCGCATTCCGGTTATAGGCGGGAAGCTTCGCCGTCGGCGCAAGGCCGGTCATGTTCTGCAGTCTGTCGCTCACAGCTTGTAGGCCTTCTTTGCATTGTCATAGGAGAGTTCGCGCGCGACGACCTCGGCTTCTTTCCTGGAAAGCCGATGCTCGGCGGCGAGCTGCGCCAGGAAGCGGCAGACCTCGCGGCGCCAGACGTCGTGGCGGGCCGGGATCGACAGCAGCGCGCGCGTATCGTCGTTGAACCCGGCCATATTGGCGAAGCCGGCGGTCTCGACCACCTGGTCGAGATAGCGACGGATGCCGAGCGGGCTGTCATGGAACCACCAGGGCGGCCCGATCATCAGGCAGGGCCAATGGCCGGCCATCGGCGCCAGTTCCCGAGCATAGGTCGTCTCGTCGAGCGTGAAAAGCAGAATGCGCAGGCCCGGCGCGTGGCCATATTTGGAAAGCAGCGCGTTCAGGCCGCCGACCCAATCCGTCCGTGTCGGGATGTCGGCGCCCATATTGGGCCCGCGGGTGGCAAAGAGCCCGCTGTCGGTATTGCGTCTCGAGCCGGCATGGATCTGCATCACCATGCCGTCCTCGGCCGAAAGACCGGCCATCTCGGTCATCATCTGCCCGCGGAAAAGCTCGGCGTCGGCAGCCGAAAGCGGACCCTTCAATGCCTTGTCGAGCAGGGCCTGCTTTTCCGCAGGCGGCAGATCTGCTGTAAAGGCTGTGGGCACACCGTGATCTGTCGCGGTCGCGCCGAACTGCCGGAAAAAGGCGCGCCGGCGCCGATGCGCCTCGATCAGGCCGTCCCAACGCGTCACGTCGGCGCCGGTGATCTCTCCGAATTTGACGAGATTGTCGCGGAAGCCGACGGCATCGGGATCGGTGACGCTGTCCGGCCTGTAGGTGGTGCGCACCTTGCCGATCCAGCCGTCCGCCGCCATCTTCTGGTGGTGCACAAGCGGGTCGAGCGCGCCTTCGGTCGTTGCGATCGTTTCGAGGCCGAATCGCTGATGCAGCGCCCGCGGGCGGAATTCGGGAAGGGCAAGCTGGGCGTTGATGTGGTCGTAGAGCGCGTCGGCATTGTCTGACGTCAGCGGCTCGGTGCAGCCGAGCACGGCCGACATGGCGTGGTCGACCCAGAGGCTCGAGGGCGTTCCGCGGAAGAGGTGGTAATGCTTGGCAAAGGTCCGCCAGATCGCCCGGCCCTGAGCCACAGGCTTGCCGTCGAGCCGCGGCACGCCGAGCTCGTCCAACGTGACGCCGACGCTGTGCAGCATGCGGAAGAGATAGTGATCGGGAATGACCAGCAGCGAGGCCGCATCTTCGAACGGCTTGTCGTCGGCGAACCAGGCGGGCTCGGTGTGTCCGTGAGGGCTGACGATCGGAACATTGCGCACCGTCTCGTAGAGGTCCCGCGCAATCGTCCGTGTCGCCGGATCGGCCGGAAAGAGCCGGTCCGGATGAAGAAAGCCGTTGCCTGCATCCATCAGTAATCCTCCCTGATGGATTAGGGCCTACCCCACAACATCAGGCACGGCAAGGCCTTTTAGTAACCAAACGGTTCAGTTTTGCGCTTGGCCGCGCCGGCTGTCGAAAACATTGACGCGGCGGCCTATTTCGGCTTTGGAAAACCATCTGTTCTGCCGGTGTCGGCGAAGGAGGATCTAGAGCTTTTCCGGGTTAGATTGTAGCATTCTGTTGGCTCAAACGGAGTCGGCCGGTCGATCAGCCGGCCCGTTTCAGCCAACCCGAAGGGCCGGGCATCTTTTCGCCAGGCTCAAAGGCGATCGGCTCGGACGTACCTGGGGTATGCCCGTCGCCAATCGCCTTTGCCCTGACGAAAACCTGCTCCGGCAGAATGCTGCAATCTAACCCGGAAAAGCTCTAATGTCCGACGAGACCAACCGCATCACCCGGCTGGAGGAAATGCTGGCCCATCAGGCAAAGACGATCGAAGAGCTTTCCGATCAGCTCGCCGAACAATGGAAGATAGTCGAGCAGATGCGCACCAAGCTCGACCGGTTGACCGAACGTTTCCTGTCGCTCGAGGAGCAGACGCTGGAAGCTCCGGCAATCACCCGCCCGCCGCATTACTGACAGCACGCGGCGCAAGCCGCGTGCTGGAGAAATGACCGATCAGACGCCGCCGATGCAGAGATATTTCATTTCCAGATAATCTTCGGCGCCGTGGCGTGAGCCCTCGCGGCCGAGGCCGGATTGCTTGATGCCGCCGAACGGCGCCGTCTCGGACGACATCAGGCCGGTATTGATGCCGATCATGCCGTACTCCAGCGCTTCCGCCACCCGCCAGACCTTCTTCAGGTCGCCGGCATAAAAATAGGCGGCAAGACCGAACTCCGTATCATTGGCCTGGACGATGACGTCCTCGACGGTCTCGAAGCGGAAGAGCGGCGCCACCGGCCCGAAGGTTTCCTCGCGTGCCACGGTCATGCCGCGAGTGACGCCGGTCAGTACCGTCGGTGCAAAGAAGGTGCCGGCACCGTCAATGCGTTTGCCGCCGGTCAGCACCTTGGCGCCCTTGGCAAGCGCGTCGCCGACATGGTCCTCCACCTTGGCAAGGCCTTGCTCGTCGATCAGCGGCCCGATTTCGACACCCGGCTGGAAACCGTCGCCGACCGACATCACGGCGACCCGGGCGGCAAGCTTGGCGGCAAAGGCGTCATAGACGCTCGACTGGACATAAAGGCGGTTGGCGCAAACGCAGGTCTGGCCGGCATTGCGATATTTCGAGGCGATCGCGCCCTCGACGGCGGCATCGAGATCGGCATCGTCGAAGACGATAAAGGGCGCATTGCCGCCGAGCTCCAGGCTCACCTTCTTGATCTGGTCGGCGCATTGCCGCATCAGGATGCGGCCGACTTCGGTCGAGCCGGTGAAGCTGATCTTGCGGACCTTTTCGTTGCCGCAGAGCTCGCGGCCGATCGCCGGCCCGTCGAGGCCGACGACGAGGTTGAACACGCCGGCGGGGATGCCGGCCTGTTCGGCCAGCACCGCAAGGGCGATCGCCGTCAGTGGCGTCTGTTCGGCTGGCTTCGACACGACGGTGCAGCCGACGGCAAGCGCCGGGGCGATCTTCCGCGCAATCATCGCCGCTGGGAAATTCCACGGCGTGATCGTGCCAACGACGCCGACCGGCTGCTTGATGATGATCATGCGCTTGTCCTGGGACGGCGCGGGGATCGTTTCGCCGTAAATGCGCTTGGCTTCTTCCGCATACCATTCGATATAGGCGGCGGCATAGAGGATCTCGCTGCGTGCTTCCGCGAACGGCTTACCCATTTCGGCGGTCAGGATCGCCGCGAGTGCGTCCGCATTGGCGACCATCAGGTCGAACCATTTGCGCAAGAGCGCGCTCCGCTCCTTGGCTGGCCGGGCAGCCCAGGCCGGCTGGGCGGCATGGGCTGCATCGATTGCCGTCCGCGTCTCGGCAGCTCCCATGTCGGGCAGGGAAGCGAGCACTTCGCCGGTTGCTGGGTTCAGCACGTCGAAAGTCCCGGCGGCCTCGCCCGATGTCCAGACGCCGTTGATATAGCCGGCGTCGCGCAGGAAGGGTGAAGAGAAGGGAACGTGCCTCGTCAGCGCGGTGGTGAAAGCCATCTCATATTCTCCTTGGGAGTGCGGCCGCCGTTGCCGGCGGCCATGGAATGTGGATCCGGTGCCTAGCTCGCCGCGCTTATTTCCAGCATCGAGGCTTCGAGAATATCGAGCGCCTCGCCGAGGACCTCGTCCTGGATGGTGATCGGCGCGAGGAAACGGATGACGTTTCCGTGGACGCCGCAGGTGAGCAGGATCAGGCTCTTGTCAAGCGCTGTCAGCCGCACCCGGTTGGCGAAATCCGCACTCGGCAATCCCGTCTTCCGGTCATTGAATTCGACGGCGTTCATAAAGCCCGGCCCGCGAATATCGGCGATCTCGGGTACCCTCTCGCGCAGCGATTCCAGCCGCTGCTTCAGCCGGTGGCCGAGCAGGTTGGCGCGGTTGCAGAGATCCTCGTCCGCAATGACGTCGAGAACGGCATGGGCGGCGGCAATGCCGAGCGGATTGCCGCCATAGGTGCCGCCGAGCCCGCCGGGTCCGGGCGCATCCATGATCGCGGCGCGGCC from Rhizobium lentis carries:
- the uxaC gene encoding glucuronate isomerase, whose product is MDAGNGFLHPDRLFPADPATRTIARDLYETVRNVPIVSPHGHTEPAWFADDKPFEDAASLLVIPDHYLFRMLHSVGVTLDELGVPRLDGKPVAQGRAIWRTFAKHYHLFRGTPSSLWVDHAMSAVLGCTEPLTSDNADALYDHINAQLALPEFRPRALHQRFGLETIATTEGALDPLVHHQKMAADGWIGKVRTTYRPDSVTDPDAVGFRDNLVKFGEITGADVTRWDGLIEAHRRRRAFFRQFGATATDHGVPTAFTADLPPAEKQALLDKALKGPLSAADAELFRGQMMTEMAGLSAEDGMVMQIHAGSRRNTDSGLFATRGPNMGADIPTRTDWVGGLNALLSKYGHAPGLRILLFTLDETTYARELAPMAGHWPCLMIGPPWWFHDSPLGIRRYLDQVVETAGFANMAGFNDDTRALLSIPARHDVWRREVCRFLAQLAAEHRLSRKEAEVVARELSYDNAKKAYKL
- a CDS encoding SlyX family protein; this encodes MSDETNRITRLEEMLAHQAKTIEELSDQLAEQWKIVEQMRTKLDRLTERFLSLEEQTLEAPAITRPPHY
- a CDS encoding NAD-dependent succinate-semialdehyde dehydrogenase; this encodes MAFTTALTRHVPFSSPFLRDAGYINGVWTSGEAAGTFDVLNPATGEVLASLPDMGAAETRTAIDAAHAAQPAWAARPAKERSALLRKWFDLMVANADALAAILTAEMGKPFAEARSEILYAAAYIEWYAEEAKRIYGETIPAPSQDKRMIIIKQPVGVVGTITPWNFPAAMIARKIAPALAVGCTVVSKPAEQTPLTAIALAVLAEQAGIPAGVFNLVVGLDGPAIGRELCGNEKVRKISFTGSTEVGRILMRQCADQIKKVSLELGGNAPFIVFDDADLDAAVEGAIASKYRNAGQTCVCANRLYVQSSVYDAFAAKLAARVAVMSVGDGFQPGVEIGPLIDEQGLAKVEDHVGDALAKGAKVLTGGKRIDGAGTFFAPTVLTGVTRGMTVAREETFGPVAPLFRFETVEDVIVQANDTEFGLAAYFYAGDLKKVWRVAEALEYGMIGINTGLMSSETAPFGGIKQSGLGREGSRHGAEDYLEMKYLCIGGV